One genomic segment of Pedobacter endophyticus includes these proteins:
- a CDS encoding Crp/Fnr family transcriptional regulator has translation MIDFINSLNSLSPLRTVAVDDLKSEINNKSYKRGDFILNSGRVCRRLYFLNSGLLKLSSQKYGNEFIMRFFSENSIFTGLDSYITQAKSEYSIITLEPTMVSYISHSKMEFLCQKHHCIETAFRKFMSIASINMLKRISEMLEENATTSYNNFLNTNASILQRISLGDLASYLGITQVSLSRIRSKKSILSFDKK, from the coding sequence ATGATTGACTTCATAAATAGTTTAAATTCTCTTTCGCCACTAAGAACCGTAGCTGTTGATGACTTGAAGTCGGAAATCAATAATAAATCATATAAGAGAGGAGATTTTATACTAAATTCTGGCAGGGTTTGCAGGCGATTATATTTTTTAAATAGCGGCTTACTAAAGTTGTCTTCTCAGAAATATGGAAATGAATTTATTATGCGTTTTTTTTCTGAAAATTCGATATTTACAGGACTTGACAGTTATATCACACAAGCGAAGTCCGAATATTCAATTATCACATTGGAACCGACAATGGTTTCATATATTTCACATTCAAAAATGGAATTTCTTTGTCAAAAGCATCACTGCATAGAAACAGCATTTAGAAAATTTATGTCTATCGCTTCGATAAACATGTTGAAAAGAATAAGTGAAATGCTTGAAGAAAATGCCACAACAAGTTATAATAATTTTCTAAATACTAATGCATCAATTCTGCAGCGCATTAGTCTGGGTGACTTAGCAAGTTACCTTGGAATTACACAAGTTTCACTCAGTAGAATAAGATCAAAAAAATCGATTTTATCATTTGATAAAAAATAG
- a CDS encoding FtsX-like permease family protein, protein MIGHHLLFIYRNFKRFKISFFVNLIGLSIGLICTLLIYFWIRDELNIDKFNDNDTYLYQVLRNEPLNNTVNTEEYTPGLLARALASSIPEVERAVAVVPPNISYKGALSAGRSKIFTTPQFADQGFFDVFTYQFIEGDKNSVLLHKSSISISEETGYKLFKTTKNIIGKTIAFENEYFAGQYIISGIFKSQPSASTKFDVLFSYDLFLEKRPEVKEWSNGGPSTFLILKKDADIQSVNDKITELFLTKRQNTKETLFVQRFSERYLYGSYENGVPIVGRMVYVRLFGVIALFILGIACINFMNLSTAKASRRMKEVGIKKVLGAKRGALMVQYIGESMLLTGISLFVALLATELLLPQFNSITGKSLSLHFDLKLILALFSISLLTSLAAGSYPAFYLSGFNPANALKGKLNSTKSELLIRKGLVVFQFVISIILIISVSVIYNQIKFVKNKNLGYEKDNVISFAKQGKLDKNFKSFISQLKSTPGVVNASYMYGSLAGGISSRSGGLSWEGQALDQKNTKFDYLDVDFGLIETLNLKIEQGRSFSPEFGSDTSAIVFNKAAIKTMGIKDPIGKTVNFYGNRQIIGVVDDFHFESLFEKVKPFFFKIDYENGGNILVRIKSGSEKMAIENIEKLYKEFNENLPFEYKFLDDDYQVQYTFENKIAILSRYFAGTAIIISCLGLFGLAAFMVERRSKEIAIRKTLGCSDLGVISLLSTFFVRIIFIAIFIAFPIGYLIMGNWLESFAYRISLQWWHFALAGFLSFVMAWTAIASQILIAIRINPVKYLKE, encoded by the coding sequence GTGATAGGACATCATTTATTATTTATATACAGAAATTTTAAGAGGTTTAAAATTTCCTTTTTTGTAAATCTTATCGGATTATCTATAGGATTGATATGTACTCTTTTAATCTATTTCTGGATCAGGGATGAGTTAAACATTGACAAGTTCAATGACAATGATACATATCTATATCAAGTATTAAGAAATGAACCACTTAACAATACGGTAAATACCGAAGAATACACTCCTGGACTCTTGGCCCGTGCCCTTGCATCTTCTATTCCAGAAGTCGAGCGTGCTGTAGCAGTCGTACCTCCCAACATTTCCTACAAGGGTGCACTTTCGGCTGGTAGATCAAAAATTTTCACTACCCCTCAGTTTGCTGATCAGGGTTTTTTTGACGTTTTTACTTATCAATTTATTGAAGGAGATAAGAATTCAGTGTTATTGCATAAAAGCTCAATTTCAATTTCGGAGGAAACCGGTTATAAACTGTTTAAAACGACAAAGAACATTATCGGGAAAACCATAGCATTTGAGAACGAATATTTTGCAGGTCAATATATCATATCTGGAATTTTCAAGTCTCAGCCTAGTGCCTCAACTAAGTTTGATGTACTATTCAGCTATGACCTCTTTTTAGAAAAACGGCCTGAAGTAAAGGAGTGGTCTAATGGCGGCCCGTCAACCTTTCTAATTTTAAAGAAAGATGCAGATATCCAAAGTGTGAATGACAAAATTACTGAGCTGTTTCTTACTAAACGACAAAACACAAAAGAAACCCTATTCGTACAGCGTTTTTCAGAACGATATCTTTATGGTAGTTATGAAAACGGAGTTCCAATAGTCGGAAGAATGGTTTATGTGCGTCTATTTGGTGTAATCGCGTTGTTCATCCTTGGCATAGCATGCATCAACTTTATGAATCTTTCTACCGCAAAGGCCTCCAGAAGAATGAAGGAAGTGGGCATAAAGAAAGTATTGGGAGCAAAAAGGGGAGCGCTAATGGTTCAATATATTGGAGAGTCAATGTTACTAACAGGTATTTCACTGTTCGTTGCTTTGCTTGCCACAGAATTATTACTACCACAGTTCAATTCCATAACAGGTAAATCCTTAAGTCTACATTTTGACCTGAAGCTAATATTGGCGCTATTCAGCATCAGCCTATTAACCAGTTTGGCTGCTGGCAGCTATCCAGCATTTTACCTTTCTGGATTTAATCCAGCGAATGCCCTAAAAGGCAAATTAAACAGTACAAAAAGTGAACTTTTAATTAGAAAGGGATTGGTTGTATTCCAATTTGTTATCTCTATTATATTAATCATATCTGTTTCTGTAATATACAACCAAATAAAATTTGTAAAAAACAAAAACTTGGGCTACGAAAAAGACAATGTTATTTCTTTTGCCAAACAGGGAAAATTAGATAAAAACTTTAAGTCGTTTATCTCCCAACTAAAAAGTACGCCTGGAGTGGTAAACGCATCATATATGTATGGAAGTTTAGCCGGTGGTATCAGCTCCCGTTCAGGTGGACTGTCATGGGAGGGACAAGCATTAGATCAGAAAAACACAAAATTTGATTATCTGGATGTTGATTTTGGCCTTATTGAGACCCTTAATCTAAAAATAGAGCAAGGTAGAAGCTTTTCGCCCGAATTTGGCTCCGACACCTCGGCAATCGTTTTTAACAAAGCTGCAATAAAGACAATGGGGATAAAGGATCCTATCGGTAAAACAGTGAACTTTTACGGGAATAGACAGATAATAGGTGTTGTCGATGACTTTCATTTCGAATCACTTTTTGAAAAAGTTAAGCCCTTCTTTTTTAAGATTGACTATGAAAATGGTGGCAATATATTAGTGCGTATTAAATCTGGGTCAGAAAAGATGGCCATAGAAAATATTGAAAAACTATATAAAGAATTTAACGAAAATCTTCCTTTTGAATATAAATTTTTAGATGATGACTATCAGGTGCAATACACGTTCGAAAACAAGATAGCTATCTTATCGAGGTATTTTGCAGGTACTGCAATTATCATCTCATGTCTCGGTTTGTTTGGACTGGCGGCATTTATGGTGGAGAGAAGATCAAAGGAGATTGCGATTAGAAAGACGCTGGGATGTAGCGATCTAGGTGTTATATCTCTGCTATCGACATTTTTTGTCAGAATTATTTTTATTGCAATTTTCATAGCTTTTCCGATAGGATATTTGATAATGGGCAATTGGCTCGAAAGCTTTGCCTACAGAATATCTTTGCAGTGGTGGCATTTTGCTCTTGCAGGCTTTTTATCCTTTGTGATGGCTTGGACAGCAATTGCCTCACAAATACTTATCGCTATCAGAATAAACCCAGTAAAATATCTTAAAGAATAG
- a CDS encoding alpha/beta fold hydrolase → MSIFKTNNVNIRGKGTSTMMFAHGFGCDQNMWRFITKAFEETHQLILFDHVGAGQSDLNAYDPVKYQDINGYVEDIINIANTLELKEVIFVGHSVSAMMGIMAAEKEPTLFKSLILVSPSPSYINDRDYIGGFSRMEIEELLQSLDENHLGWSMTMAPLIMANSDRAELGEELTNSFCSTDPTIARQFARVTFLTDSRALLPQCKTPSLILQCSDDIIAPVEVGQYMHEQMDNSHLVILEATGHCPHMSAPKETTAAILNFLNN, encoded by the coding sequence ATGAGTATATTCAAAACAAACAACGTTAATATAAGAGGTAAAGGGACATCGACAATGATGTTCGCCCATGGATTTGGTTGTGACCAGAACATGTGGAGATTTATAACCAAAGCGTTTGAAGAAACACATCAACTAATCTTATTTGATCATGTTGGCGCTGGACAGTCTGATCTTAACGCTTATGACCCGGTGAAGTACCAAGATATAAACGGCTATGTCGAAGATATTATAAATATAGCCAATACCCTGGAATTAAAAGAGGTAATCTTTGTTGGACATTCAGTAAGTGCTATGATGGGAATCATGGCGGCAGAAAAAGAGCCGACACTATTTAAATCCTTAATTCTGGTTTCCCCCTCTCCCTCATATATTAATGATAGAGATTATATCGGAGGCTTCAGCCGGATGGAAATAGAAGAACTCTTGCAGTCCCTTGACGAAAACCACCTCGGATGGTCAATGACCATGGCCCCGCTCATAATGGCAAATTCAGATAGGGCTGAACTTGGCGAGGAACTTACCAATAGTTTTTGCAGTACAGACCCAACGATCGCCAGGCAATTTGCTAGGGTAACCTTTCTCACGGACAGCAGAGCTTTGTTACCGCAGTGCAAAACCCCATCCCTGATACTGCAATGCTCTGATGACATAATAGCTCCTGTTGAAGTTGGTCAGTATATGCATGAGCAGATGGATAATAGCCATCTTGTTATTCTTGAAGCAACCGGTCATTGTCCACACATGAGTGCCCCCAAGGAAACCACAGCTGCGATTCTGAATTTTCTTAATAACTAA
- a CDS encoding DUF4180 domain-containing protein encodes MKIKSHHINDEKIAEVISEETIINKAEDGLDLLGNLYYQGFDKIVINEKNITSKFFSLNNGIAGEILQKFSNYRVRLAIVGDFSKFNSKSLTDFIYESNKAKNINFVSSTKEAINVL; translated from the coding sequence ATGAAAATTAAATCTCATCATATTAACGACGAAAAAATTGCTGAAGTAATTTCGGAAGAGACTATCATCAACAAAGCCGAAGACGGGTTAGACCTGTTAGGAAATTTATACTATCAAGGTTTCGACAAGATTGTAATAAACGAAAAGAACATTACTTCAAAATTTTTTAGCTTGAACAATGGAATTGCTGGAGAAATTCTTCAAAAATTTTCAAATTATCGTGTTCGATTAGCTATCGTAGGCGACTTCTCTAAATTCAACAGTAAAAGTTTAACTGACTTCATTTATGAAAGTAACAAAGCAAAGAACATCAACTTTGTTAGTTCTACGAAAGAAGCAATAAATGTTCTTTAA
- a CDS encoding helix-turn-helix domain-containing protein → MTTANQIKTIADYHHFMGLGKPQHPLISVVKFEDIKSHPSSMPRSIIHHFYSIALKKNNISKLKYGQQNLDFDEGVMHFMAPKQVLSFQPGNKEDFQHTGWLLLIHPDFLWNTSLAGKIKKYEYFSYNVNEALHLSEKEEILVIDIIQKIEQEYNTNIDYFSQDVIVAQIEVLLTYSERFYQRQFITRKKNNHKILDQTEALLAEYFASDALITKGIPTVQYVAENLNISANYLSRLLHLLTGQSTKQLIQDRMIDLGKEKLSTTNLSVSEIAYALGFEHPQSFSKLFKVKTDMSPMVFRASFN, encoded by the coding sequence ATGACGACAGCAAATCAAATCAAAACTATAGCGGATTACCACCATTTCATGGGGTTAGGTAAACCTCAACACCCATTGATCAGCGTTGTGAAATTCGAAGACATTAAATCGCACCCAAGCAGTATGCCGAGAAGCATTATCCATCACTTTTATTCAATTGCTTTAAAAAAGAATAATATTTCAAAATTAAAGTATGGACAACAGAACCTTGATTTTGATGAAGGTGTAATGCACTTTATGGCACCCAAACAGGTGCTATCTTTTCAGCCAGGCAACAAAGAGGATTTTCAACATACCGGATGGTTATTGCTCATCCATCCAGATTTTCTTTGGAACACGTCTTTGGCTGGAAAAATCAAAAAATATGAATACTTTTCTTACAACGTAAATGAAGCATTACACCTTTCTGAAAAGGAAGAAATTTTGGTGATCGATATTATCCAAAAAATCGAACAGGAGTATAATACCAATATAGATTATTTTAGTCAGGATGTAATAGTTGCACAAATTGAAGTGCTGCTCACTTACTCCGAACGATTTTATCAGCGCCAGTTTATCACCCGAAAAAAAAATAACCATAAAATTTTAGACCAAACGGAAGCTCTGCTTGCAGAATATTTCGCCTCGGACGCCTTAATCACTAAAGGAATTCCCACAGTTCAATACGTCGCCGAGAACCTAAATATTTCAGCCAATTACTTAAGCAGGCTCCTTCACCTTCTAACAGGACAAAGCACTAAACAATTGATTCAAGACAGAATGATTGACTTGGGTAAGGAAAAGCTGTCAACAACTAATCTATCTGTAAGTGAAATAGCTTACGCGCTTGGCTTTGAGCATCCTCAGTCCTTTAGTAAACTATTTAAAGTGAAAACGGATATGTCGCCAATGGTCTTTAGGGCATCATTCAACTAA
- a CDS encoding S41 family peptidase has protein sequence MKRILAVIIFLTPWIVKAQNDKSLIADSVRAYLDSSLNIIRKHSLNTKVNWNDLRSNVYAKAIGAKRYEDVLHLYPYIFEQIDDHHGSLKFREKTYSWNKKAANPINNIIAIATKKYQSVNAEKITKDIAYILIPGNNDFRGKQMDSIAKEIKNALSKVNDKNIKGWVIDLRVNTGGNMYPMIAGLSDLIGEGKVGGFLTSTYEPNGSWIIKNGTFYVDSVKVSPIKYSGYPVGKDIPVAILISGNTASSGEMTAISFIGRTKSVIIGEQSGAYTTSNLGFKLNKYSGLNLAVAYAADRNGKIYPKYLEPDLKVVNGDNFENLKDDLKIKKALIWLRKNK, from the coding sequence ATGAAACGAATTTTAGCAGTAATTATATTTTTGACGCCTTGGATAGTAAAAGCTCAAAATGATAAATCATTGATTGCCGATAGCGTAAGAGCTTACTTAGATAGCAGCTTAAATATAATTAGAAAGCACTCCTTAAATACTAAAGTGAATTGGAATGATTTACGGTCAAATGTTTATGCTAAAGCTATTGGAGCAAAGCGGTATGAAGATGTTCTACATCTATATCCTTATATATTCGAGCAAATTGATGATCATCACGGCAGTTTAAAATTTAGAGAAAAAACATATAGTTGGAATAAAAAGGCAGCTAATCCTATAAACAATATTATAGCCATCGCTACAAAAAAATATCAATCCGTTAATGCAGAAAAGATTACTAAAGATATTGCCTACATTTTAATTCCTGGAAACAACGATTTTAGAGGAAAGCAAATGGATAGCATCGCTAAAGAAATTAAAAATGCACTATCTAAAGTCAATGACAAGAATATCAAAGGATGGGTTATTGATTTGAGAGTAAACACTGGAGGCAATATGTATCCAATGATCGCGGGTTTAAGCGATTTAATAGGAGAAGGAAAAGTTGGTGGATTTCTCACCTCCACATACGAGCCTAATGGATCCTGGATTATTAAGAATGGCACTTTTTATGTCGACTCAGTTAAAGTTTCGCCTATAAAATATAGTGGCTATCCTGTGGGTAAAGATATACCTGTCGCAATTTTGATCAGTGGGAATACCGCAAGTTCTGGTGAAATGACCGCAATCTCATTCATTGGCCGAACGAAATCTGTTATTATTGGCGAGCAAAGTGGCGCTTATACGACGAGTAATCTAGGCTTTAAATTAAATAAGTATTCAGGACTCAATTTAGCTGTAGCTTATGCGGCAGATCGTAATGGAAAAATCTATCCAAAGTATCTAGAACCAGATTTGAAAGTTGTTAATGGTGATAACTTCGAAAACCTGAAGGATGATTTAAAAATCAAAAAAGCATTAATTTGGCTCAGAAAGAATAAATAG
- a CDS encoding SH3 domain-containing protein translates to MERRLRKILGLLMLLAISSLMLSACKKKSAEDDQHESVSSLKTKLAGKWLLIKGLTTEYDVAGKVVRQEDISGTKPIPVYDFRENDIFYLSDYRGEKNFSYMPSVGADGRSKIVIDGGEDYDITLLNKTDMKWFRERKVPDEQPGVIRRAVMEVEFKKQ, encoded by the coding sequence ATGGAAAGAAGATTACGAAAAATACTGGGTCTTTTAATGCTGCTTGCAATATCATCTTTAATGCTTTCGGCCTGTAAAAAGAAAAGTGCCGAGGATGACCAACATGAATCAGTTAGTTCTCTAAAAACTAAATTAGCCGGTAAGTGGCTTTTAATCAAAGGTTTAACCACGGAATATGATGTCGCTGGGAAAGTTGTTCGCCAGGAGGACATTTCAGGAACAAAACCAATTCCAGTGTATGATTTCCGGGAAAACGATATCTTTTACCTCTCTGACTACCGTGGAGAGAAGAACTTTTCTTACATGCCATCAGTCGGTGCAGATGGTCGTTCAAAAATAGTTATTGATGGTGGAGAAGATTATGATATTACTTTACTTAACAAAACTGACATGAAGTGGTTCAGAGAGCGTAAAGTACCAGATGAACAGCCTGGAGTTATCCGGAGAGCAGTTATGGAGGTAGAGTTTAAAAAACAGTAA
- a CDS encoding formylglycine-generating enzyme family protein, whose amino-acid sequence MNATIIKQMVEIPKGTIQLRDDRIKERWTVEIESFLLLKFQVTQDLYFEITNENPSTFKGDRLPVETVTFKEAVTFCNKLSERNSLTPCYVVQTGNEEIIFDKSANGFRLPTEAEWEYACKAGTTGIRYGELELIAWYKDNSENRTHSVGQKMPNEWGLYDMFGNVWEWCSDLYDTEVYGSYRIFRGGGFCDVERSVMATTRRRSHPLKFKIDDLGFRIAKNK is encoded by the coding sequence ATGAATGCGACTATTATAAAACAAATGGTTGAGATACCCAAAGGAACAATTCAATTACGAGATGACAGAATTAAAGAGAGATGGACTGTCGAAATTGAGTCTTTTTTACTTTTAAAATTTCAAGTAACACAGGATTTATATTTTGAAATAACCAATGAAAATCCAAGTACTTTTAAGGGTGATCGTCTGCCAGTTGAAACTGTGACTTTTAAAGAAGCTGTGACTTTTTGCAATAAACTTTCGGAGCGGAACAGCTTAACACCTTGTTATGTTGTTCAAACTGGTAACGAAGAAATAATCTTTGATAAATCAGCGAATGGATTTCGTTTACCAACAGAGGCGGAATGGGAATATGCCTGCAAAGCAGGGACCACAGGGATTAGATACGGTGAGTTGGAATTGATTGCTTGGTATAAAGATAATTCGGAAAACAGAACACATAGCGTTGGACAAAAGATGCCAAATGAGTGGGGACTTTATGATATGTTTGGGAACGTTTGGGAATGGTGTTCAGACCTATACGACACAGAAGTTTATGGTTCTTACCGTATTTTTCGCGGGGGCGGTTTTTGCGATGTCGAAAGAAGCGTAATGGCAACGACACGCAGAAGAAGTCACCCATTAAAATTTAAGATTGACGACCTTGGATTTAGAATTGCTAAAAACAAATAG
- a CDS encoding SDR family oxidoreductase — MERILVTGATGHLGSAIITTLLKRISASRISVITRQPDKLADFESKGYKAFLGSYDNIKVLEKAMKGVDTVLLISSGDQGDRMQEHKNVIDAAKKTGVQRIAYTSRSLRERSSLANQLMEEHFQTEDYIKACGMAYTLFRNILYMDTIPQFIGGNLALEHGIYLPAGDGAVAFALRSEIGEAMANVLLAKDTENKIYNFTGNRSYTFYDIASALSELSGNTVNYSNVEENEFKVMMKQRNVPEPVIEKIVNFITDIKHNQEADVYPDMETSLGRKPVSLKEGLRILFGF; from the coding sequence ATGGAAAGAATACTGGTAACAGGCGCAACGGGACACTTAGGTAGCGCAATTATAACCACACTTTTAAAACGTATATCTGCCAGTCGCATTTCGGTTATTACCCGTCAGCCAGATAAACTAGCAGATTTTGAATCGAAGGGATATAAAGCCTTCTTGGGCAGCTACGATAATATAAAAGTATTGGAAAAAGCTATGAAAGGTGTAGATACGGTATTACTGATATCCTCGGGGGATCAGGGTGACCGAATGCAAGAACATAAAAATGTCATCGATGCCGCAAAAAAAACGGGGGTGCAACGAATTGCTTACACCAGCCGTTCACTTCGTGAGAGAAGTTCGCTGGCCAATCAGTTGATGGAAGAACATTTTCAGACCGAGGATTATATTAAAGCTTGTGGAATGGCTTATACCTTGTTTAGAAATATATTATATATGGATACTATCCCACAATTTATTGGAGGAAATCTAGCCTTGGAACATGGAATTTATTTACCAGCAGGAGATGGTGCCGTTGCTTTTGCCTTACGAAGCGAAATAGGTGAGGCAATGGCAAATGTATTACTTGCCAAAGATACTGAGAACAAGATTTACAATTTCACAGGAAATAGATCTTATACCTTTTATGATATAGCCAGCGCGCTTTCTGAACTTTCTGGAAATACTGTCAACTATTCAAACGTAGAAGAAAATGAATTTAAAGTAATGATGAAACAAAGAAATGTTCCTGAACCAGTAATTGAGAAAATCGTTAACTTTATCACTGATATAAAACATAATCAAGAAGCAGACGTATATCCGGACATGGAAACTAGCCTTGGACGTAAACCTGTATCACTGAAAGAAGGTTTAAGAATTTTGTTCGGATTTTAA
- a CDS encoding nuclear transport factor 2 family protein, with protein sequence MTNTTLTQKVVNLFLQSLSQRDLKNLIQMFAEDIDWNIPGDKDLAPWLGKRSSRDEVEEFYELLWKNTVPKSAKVNNIMVNNSTAIVSGEFSTIMLKTNKVVDSMFFIEISVENSLIVKYRLLEDSYAVSLSLKEDQR encoded by the coding sequence ATGACTAATACCACCTTAACACAAAAAGTTGTTAACCTGTTTCTTCAGTCTCTAAGCCAACGAGATTTAAAAAATCTGATTCAAATGTTTGCAGAAGACATTGATTGGAATATCCCCGGAGATAAAGATTTAGCACCTTGGTTAGGGAAACGTAGCAGTCGGGATGAAGTTGAAGAATTCTATGAATTGCTTTGGAAAAATACAGTACCAAAATCTGCGAAAGTCAACAATATCATGGTGAACAATAGCACGGCAATTGTATCAGGTGAGTTTTCCACTATAATGCTCAAAACAAATAAGGTTGTTGACTCAATGTTTTTTATAGAAATTAGTGTTGAAAATAGTTTAATCGTGAAATACAGGCTTTTAGAAGACAGTTATGCCGTTTCATTATCATTAAAAGAAGATCAACGATAA
- a CDS encoding PAS domain-containing sensor histidine kinase — MDLISNEHDYEDFLENSLSGYFSTDQNGRIRSANSKMLEWLGCEMEEVLGKRVSSFLTVGSRMFYETHLLPLLKLNGAFEEVSVELLALDGSKLKVLMNAYERKSVDGKISFMRMNFYRATERNLYEENLRHSIYSGENTLKEEREFATLREQFIAVLGHDLRNPLGAIKSGTSLLKRSAQSDREKSILATIERSTSRMEELITNVMDFARVRMGAGISLERKEVLLEPILRHIVEELTIKFPARDVITDFQIEDNILCDGNRISQLLSNLLANAITHGAASDPVTIIAKLENGKFILKISNGGSPIPENTLKDLFEPFTREATSPSQQGLGLGLYIASQIAIAHNGTLTASSGLHETCFTFMMPSA, encoded by the coding sequence ATGGATTTAATATCAAATGAGCATGATTACGAGGATTTTCTTGAAAATTCTTTATCCGGATACTTCTCCACAGATCAAAACGGAAGAATAAGGAGTGCTAATTCCAAGATGCTTGAATGGCTTGGGTGTGAAATGGAGGAAGTCCTTGGAAAACGTGTTTCATCATTCTTAACAGTAGGAAGCAGAATGTTCTATGAAACCCACCTTTTACCCCTATTGAAATTAAATGGGGCATTTGAAGAGGTTTCCGTTGAGTTATTGGCTTTGGATGGAAGTAAGCTTAAAGTATTAATGAATGCATATGAAAGGAAAAGCGTCGATGGCAAAATAAGTTTCATGCGCATGAACTTTTACCGCGCGACGGAAAGAAACCTATATGAGGAAAATTTGCGCCATTCTATCTATTCTGGTGAAAACACTCTGAAAGAGGAGCGTGAGTTTGCTACATTAAGGGAACAGTTTATTGCTGTACTGGGTCACGATCTTCGAAATCCGCTTGGGGCAATAAAATCTGGCACTTCCCTTTTGAAACGTTCTGCACAATCTGACCGGGAAAAATCAATCTTGGCGACTATTGAAAGAAGTACCTCGCGTATGGAGGAACTTATCACAAACGTAATGGACTTCGCGAGAGTGCGTATGGGTGCGGGAATTTCTCTTGAAAGAAAAGAGGTGTTACTTGAGCCAATACTACGACATATCGTGGAGGAACTGACCATAAAATTTCCCGCCCGGGATGTGATTACTGATTTTCAGATAGAAGATAATATCCTGTGTGATGGTAATCGCATTTCTCAACTTTTATCAAACCTGCTGGCCAACGCCATTACCCATGGTGCAGCTAGTGATCCGGTAACTATCATTGCTAAGCTCGAAAACGGTAAATTTATATTGAAGATTTCGAATGGTGGAAGTCCGATACCGGAAAACACGCTAAAGGATTTGTTCGAGCCTTTCACCAGAGAGGCAACGTCACCCAGCCAGCAGGGCTTAGGACTTGGTCTATATATCGCTTCACAAATAGCCATAGCACATAATGGAACATTAACCGCGAGTTCCGGTCTACATGAGACATGTTTTACTTTCATGATGCCATCCGCTTAA